The window GTGATCTTATGATCCCCCGTAATCATGACCGGTCTGATACCGGCCCTTCTGGCATTTAAGACCGCATTTTTTGACTCTGGTCTCGGCGGATCCATCATGGCTGTCATTCCTAAAAATATGTACCCGGATTCCGACTTCTCCGTCAGGATCTCCTTCTCCCCCATTTTCCGGTATACAAAGGTGAGCACGCGCAGCCCCTGCCGCGAGAAGCCGAGGTTTTGCTCATTGATCCGCTGACGGTCATTTTCCCGCATCGGGCGGACCCCTTCGCCTGTCAGAATCGATTCGCAGCGGGGAAGCAGAATATCCAATGC is drawn from Anaerotignum faecicola and contains these coding sequences:
- a CDS encoding ATPase, whose protein sequence is MPRIGELPFDSDRKLMTTVHRVDGVRIMFTKGALDILLPRCESILTGEGVRPMRENDRQRINEQNLGFSRQGLRVLTFVYRKMGEKEILTEKSESGYIFLGMTAMMDPPRPESKNAVLNARRAGIRPVMITGDHKIT